A region from the uncultured Bacteroides sp. genome encodes:
- a CDS encoding sigma-70 family RNA polymerase sigma factor, whose protein sequence is MKNLSNSVDEGVVARSYEEYYQIILKYITYRINHKYEAEDLVQDVFMRLLDYEQMLREDTVKYFLFTIARNIVTDYIRRYYKKQEVTSYMYDISITVTNETEENLIARDILSLERSHLQTFPTQRKIIYSLSRFDNETTDEISEKMNLSRRTIENHLLLGRKCMRAYIRKCI, encoded by the coding sequence ATGAAAAACTTATCAAATTCTGTAGACGAGGGTGTCGTTGCTCGTTCATACGAAGAATATTATCAGATCATTCTGAAGTATATTACCTATCGTATTAATCACAAGTATGAAGCTGAAGATTTGGTGCAAGACGTATTTATGCGATTGCTTGATTATGAGCAAATGCTTCGGGAAGACACAGTGAAATATTTCCTTTTTACCATTGCCCGCAATATCGTAACCGATTACATTCGTCGTTACTATAAGAAACAAGAGGTTACTTCATATATGTACGATATTTCAATTACAGTGACCAATGAAACGGAAGAGAACCTTATAGCTAGAGATATTTTGTCTTTAGAGAGATCTCACCTTCAAACTTTCCCCACTCAGCGTAAGATTATATATTCGCTAAGCAGATTTGATAATGAAACGACAGATGAAATTTCCGAGAAAATGAATCTTAGCCGTCGCACTATTGAAAATCATTTATTGTTGGGTAGAAAATGCATGAGGGCTTATATCAGAAAATGTATCTAA
- a CDS encoding two-component regulator propeller domain-containing protein: MRSTLRYSWLLFVCLFSCLLSAQPYTFRGVAMAEGLSDLLVNVIYKDSEGFVWLGTDNCLDRFDGVKIKHYSFVGADVKRKRVNAILEDHAGQLWVGNGLGLWRLNKATESMVHIASETIDFTVLSLLFDAKGTLYIGTEKGLFIYSSGQLNRVLVDKNIFSPSNSICGINVDNSGLLWLATEKGLFSYNPVTGKIDGYHFTTKGHLSCMFRNLTRIKNTLYLGTSGLGIISFDLFTHRFSRFVDVGCNIISSISSDGKDLLYVSTDGNGVHFISHSQKKLIRSLRHDAKDKSSIRSNSVYSLLVDKEGIVWIGFYQAGFDYSMYQSGLFNVYSFPPFFDSLDLPVRSFFIHGAEKLIGTRDGLYYVNEDTKIVKKFVIPQLRSNLILSIGFYRGEFYIGTYGGGLSIFNPSNLSIRDFKGYSSELFQKGHFFCFDTDVVGNLWMGTSAGVYCYNADSKEVKIYNSSNSQLPEGNVYEIFFDSTKKGWICTETGLCIFDPSSGTMKTNVFPDGFVHKEKIRTIYEDSHHNLYFLPDKGSMFTSSLSMNHFYRTPINPALHGNAYMSVVEDNMGWLWFGCDDGLLREKESNKIYSTYNFSDGIPSPTFTNGTAYKDEKGILWFGNTKGLLYVNPTHSDEASRYPYKIVLTNIMVNGAPLDSIEKCELAATQCLSLKHNQNNLTLSFTNLSYTDPATIVYEYKLDGIDNNWHLITGQNEVYYYDLSPGSYTFHVRIPGNEKSVVSLNVEIALAYSVWFWLFSVVCILLLVGFVYYWKMRINNKKAGEQISMELSAENLALHTEKPNEEKYKTNRLSEEECKILYESLTAYINEHKPYINTDLKIADLALAIHTSSYSLSYVFNQYLNQSYYDFINEYRIMEFKKLVNDSQYSRYTLSALAELCGFSSRASFFRSFKKSTGITPNEYIRSIGASNE, encoded by the coding sequence ATGAGAAGCACATTGAGATACAGTTGGTTATTGTTCGTTTGTTTGTTTTCTTGTTTGTTATCTGCGCAGCCTTATACATTTAGGGGAGTGGCAATGGCAGAAGGCCTTTCCGATCTTCTGGTGAATGTTATTTATAAAGATTCGGAAGGTTTTGTTTGGTTAGGTACTGATAATTGCCTGGATCGTTTTGATGGTGTTAAAATTAAACATTATTCTTTTGTAGGCGCGGATGTAAAACGAAAACGGGTTAATGCCATTCTGGAAGACCATGCCGGACAATTGTGGGTGGGGAACGGCCTAGGCCTTTGGCGCTTAAATAAGGCGACGGAGTCAATGGTACATATTGCTTCCGAAACAATTGACTTTACCGTACTGTCTCTACTTTTTGATGCTAAAGGAACACTTTATATAGGAACAGAGAAAGGGCTATTTATTTATTCTTCTGGTCAGCTAAACAGGGTACTGGTCGACAAGAATATTTTTTCTCCAAGTAATAGTATCTGTGGCATTAATGTTGATAATTCAGGTTTGCTTTGGTTAGCTACGGAAAAAGGTCTGTTTTCTTATAATCCGGTAACAGGAAAGATTGATGGTTATCATTTTACAACTAAAGGTCACTTATCTTGTATGTTTCGCAACTTGACTCGTATTAAAAACACACTGTATTTGGGAACATCAGGTTTGGGCATTATCAGCTTTGATCTTTTTACGCATCGGTTTTCTCGTTTTGTTGATGTTGGTTGCAATATCATATCGTCCATATCAAGTGATGGCAAAGATTTACTTTATGTATCTACAGATGGTAATGGGGTGCACTTTATTTCGCATAGCCAAAAGAAACTGATTCGTTCTTTGAGGCATGATGCAAAAGATAAAAGCAGTATCCGATCAAATTCTGTTTATTCGCTATTGGTGGACAAGGAAGGCATTGTCTGGATCGGTTTTTATCAGGCAGGTTTTGATTATAGCATGTATCAGAGTGGCTTGTTCAACGTTTATTCTTTTCCACCTTTTTTTGATTCTTTAGATCTTCCGGTTCGTTCCTTCTTTATTCATGGAGCAGAGAAACTGATTGGCACAAGAGATGGACTTTATTATGTTAATGAAGATACTAAAATCGTGAAGAAGTTTGTAATCCCCCAATTACGTTCAAATCTTATTCTTTCAATTGGCTTTTATAGAGGAGAGTTTTATATTGGAACTTATGGTGGTGGCTTGTCAATCTTTAATCCCTCGAATTTATCTATACGCGATTTTAAAGGCTATTCATCTGAATTATTTCAGAAAGGACATTTTTTCTGTTTTGATACCGACGTTGTTGGTAACTTATGGATGGGAACCTCTGCGGGGGTTTACTGTTACAATGCTGATAGCAAAGAGGTGAAGATCTATAATAGTTCTAATTCACAGCTTCCCGAAGGCAATGTTTATGAAATATTTTTTGATTCAACTAAAAAGGGATGGATCTGCACGGAGACAGGACTCTGTATCTTTGATCCTTCTTCGGGCACGATGAAAACAAATGTATTTCCGGACGGTTTTGTGCATAAAGAGAAAATTCGCACTATTTATGAGGATTCACATCATAATTTGTATTTTTTACCGGATAAAGGGAGTATGTTTACTTCTAGTCTGTCTATGAATCACTTTTATCGCACTCCTATAAATCCGGCGCTACATGGTAATGCATATATGTCGGTGGTAGAAGATAATATGGGGTGGCTTTGGTTTGGTTGCGACGACGGACTGCTGCGTGAAAAAGAGAGTAATAAAATTTATTCTACTTATAATTTTAGTGATGGCATACCAAGCCCTACTTTTACAAACGGTACGGCCTATAAGGATGAAAAAGGTATTTTGTGGTTTGGTAATACGAAAGGACTGTTGTATGTAAATCCAACACATTCTGATGAGGCGAGTCGATACCCTTATAAAATAGTGCTTACCAATATAATGGTGAATGGCGCTCCTCTTGATTCTATAGAAAAATGTGAACTCGCTGCAACTCAATGTTTATCGTTGAAACACAATCAGAACAATTTAACATTAAGCTTTACCAATTTATCGTATACCGATCCGGCAACGATAGTATATGAGTACAAACTTGACGGCATTGATAATAATTGGCATTTAATTACCGGACAGAATGAAGTTTATTACTACGATTTATCCCCCGGTAGTTACACTTTTCACGTACGCATTCCTGGTAACGAAAAGTCGGTTGTTTCCTTAAATGTTGAAATAGCTCTGGCCTATTCTGTTTGGTTCTGGTTGTTTTCGGTTGTGTGTATATTACTATTGGTAGGCTTTGTCTATTATTGGAAAATGAGGATTAATAATAAAAAGGCCGGGGAGCAAATCAGCATGGAATTATCGGCTGAAAATCTTGCGTTGCATACGGAGAAGCCTAATGAAGAGAAATATAAAACGAATCGCCTGAGTGAGGAAGAATGTAAAATTTTATACGAAAGTCTTACTGCCTACATCAATGAGCACAAGCCTTATATCAATACAGACCTGAAGATTGCGGATTTGGCTCTTGCCATTCATACATCTTCTTATTCATTATCGTATGTATTTAATCAATATTTGAATCAATCTTATTATGATTTTATTAATGAATACCGCATAATGGAATTTAAAAAATTAGTGAATGATTCTCAGTATTCCCGATATACATTAAGTGCCTTAGCTGAATTATGCGGATTTAGTTCACGTGCTTCTTTTTTCCGCTCTTTTAAGAAAAGTACAGGGATTACTCCTAATGAATACATTCGTAGTATAGGAGCTTCAAACGAATAA
- a CDS encoding six-hairpin glycosidase — MKTFLALFTLLLSLQVAVAQHISLPDKMLQSHPRVLTTVADRKETLKLIKDETWAEELFAKLKQRTDVYADRDPEWLTSRLQMYWKSHATDVYIKGEFFDHAGGEKAPAPTVQYVGARSHATNYARPELEDIMPYSEDSRGIELHNNALPGSPLEWADISKTGMMIASVNTEIMGIARDAAFLWWITGEKKYGDLAAMVFDTYMTGIYYRNVPKDLNHGHQQTLVGMTSFEVIHEDVLNAVVPLYDFLYDYLKANKSGKMAIYADAFKKWADNIIDNGVPHNNWNLIQARFIMDIGLILEDNRNYGDNKGREYYLDYVLNQSSIRQWSLTHLADYGFDAKTGIWAECPGYSCNVVADYANFADLIDRNLGIDLVKAIPVIEKAVAATPQYLFPNRMICGFGDTHPDYLRSDFFARMVSNAQQYGKKGQERRFTEMFKLFNPQTNIPIDKAENMRVAVTSFFSDKPLTLNTEIPAGKIEDYVTPTFYAPNVSWFVQRNGMDVHHSLMISQNASEGNHMHANGISMELYGKGFVLGPDAGIGQSLYSGLDYLEYYGQFPAHNTVCVDGISGYPIMKSNHAFDLRGCYPAPQEKEGIYKGISYSDVSFREPESRADQTRLMSIITTGPQTGYYVDIFRSRKERGGDKMHDYFYHNLGQSMKITAADGSDLNFQPTQELAFAGGHLYAYSYIYNKKSVVTNKDIKATFTIKKSDGDDVFMNMWMRGERDREIFAALSPVCDGLSRAPGMPYSIKDQPTLTFVARQKGEAWMHPFVSIFEPSSKSEPSNIASINFFDAKTVAPDFAGICVTSKDGRIDYIFSQGSESGEAIYGKYTVRGTYAVVSLKPNGDCTYFLGNGTEIESSDISIEAQTIANIALEKKMGKWYVTSSVPCTITIGTKKYELATTACKAL, encoded by the coding sequence ATGAAGACTTTTTTAGCGCTTTTCACTCTACTGCTCTCCTTGCAAGTGGCGGTAGCACAACATATTTCTTTGCCTGATAAAATGTTGCAAAGTCATCCTCGTGTGTTAACTACTGTAGCGGATAGAAAAGAAACGCTTAAGCTGATAAAGGATGAAACCTGGGCCGAAGAACTATTTGCTAAGTTAAAACAGCGCACGGATGTATATGCCGATCGTGACCCTGAATGGCTTACTTCGAGATTGCAAATGTACTGGAAGAGTCATGCGACGGATGTATATATTAAGGGGGAGTTTTTTGATCATGCAGGGGGTGAGAAGGCACCTGCTCCGACGGTGCAATATGTCGGAGCCCGCAGTCATGCCACCAATTATGCCCGTCCCGAATTGGAAGATATTATGCCTTATAGTGAAGATTCGCGAGGGATAGAGTTACATAACAATGCTTTGCCGGGCAGTCCACTGGAATGGGCTGATATAAGCAAAACCGGAATGATGATTGCGAGTGTCAATACCGAGATTATGGGTATTGCGCGTGATGCGGCTTTTTTATGGTGGATAACAGGTGAGAAAAAATATGGTGACTTGGCAGCGATGGTTTTTGATACGTACATGACGGGTATTTATTATCGCAATGTGCCGAAAGATCTCAATCATGGTCATCAACAAACTTTAGTAGGAATGACTTCTTTTGAGGTGATACACGAAGATGTGCTCAATGCTGTGGTTCCTCTTTATGATTTTCTTTATGATTATCTGAAAGCGAATAAATCGGGCAAAATGGCTATTTATGCGGATGCTTTCAAAAAATGGGCGGATAATATTATAGATAATGGGGTGCCACATAATAACTGGAATCTTATTCAGGCCCGTTTTATTATGGATATTGGTCTTATACTTGAAGATAACCGTAATTATGGGGATAACAAAGGGCGCGAGTATTATTTGGATTATGTGCTCAATCAATCTTCTATTCGCCAGTGGAGCCTTACTCATCTTGCCGATTATGGTTTTGATGCAAAGACAGGCATCTGGGCAGAATGCCCCGGATATAGTTGTAACGTGGTAGCCGATTATGCTAATTTTGCTGATTTGATAGATCGTAATTTGGGCATTGACTTGGTGAAAGCGATTCCTGTAATAGAGAAAGCCGTAGCGGCTACTCCCCAATATCTGTTTCCCAATAGAATGATTTGCGGTTTTGGTGATACACATCCTGATTACTTACGTTCGGACTTTTTTGCACGAATGGTGAGTAATGCTCAGCAATATGGCAAAAAAGGCCAGGAACGTCGTTTTACTGAAATGTTTAAACTCTTCAATCCGCAAACGAATATACCGATCGATAAAGCTGAAAATATGCGGGTGGCTGTTACTTCTTTTTTCTCGGATAAACCTTTGACTCTTAATACTGAGATACCTGCAGGCAAGATAGAAGATTATGTGACTCCGACTTTTTATGCGCCTAATGTAAGCTGGTTTGTACAAAGAAATGGCATGGATGTGCATCATAGTCTGATGATTTCGCAAAATGCCAGTGAAGGTAATCACATGCATGCCAATGGAATTTCCATGGAACTTTACGGTAAAGGTTTTGTTCTTGGTCCTGATGCCGGTATAGGTCAGAGCTTATATTCCGGTCTTGATTATTTGGAGTATTATGGTCAGTTTCCTGCTCATAACACGGTGTGTGTAGATGGCATATCCGGTTATCCCATTATGAAGAGTAATCATGCTTTTGATCTGCGTGGTTGCTATCCGGCTCCACAGGAAAAAGAGGGAATATACAAAGGCATAAGCTATAGTGATGTGAGCTTTCGTGAGCCGGAGAGCAGGGCTGATCAAACAAGATTGATGAGTATTATTACTACCGGACCGCAGACGGGTTATTATGTGGATATCTTTCGAAGCCGAAAGGAGCGGGGGGGAGACAAGATGCACGATTATTTTTATCATAACCTGGGGCAGAGTATGAAAATAACAGCTGCTGATGGCTCTGATCTTAATTTTCAGCCTACACAGGAATTGGCTTTTGCGGGTGGACACTTGTATGCCTACTCTTATATATATAATAAAAAAAGCGTTGTTACAAACAAAGATATAAAAGCTACTTTTACGATAAAAAAGTCTGATGGCGACGATGTTTTTATGAATATGTGGATGAGGGGCGAGCGCGATCGGGAAATTTTTGCTGCCCTTAGCCCGGTGTGTGATGGATTGAGTCGCGCTCCCGGTATGCCATATAGTATTAAAGATCAACCGACTCTTACTTTCGTTGCCCGTCAGAAAGGGGAAGCATGGATGCATCCTTTTGTTTCAATATTTGAGCCAAGTAGTAAGTCAGAACCGTCAAACATCGCTTCAATCAATTTTTTTGATGCAAAAACTGTAGCACCGGATTTTGCCGGTATCTGTGTTACAAGCAAGGACGGACGAATTGATTATATCTTTTCGCAAGGAAGCGAATCGGGTGAAGCAATATACGGTAAATATACTGTTCGCGGCACCTATGCCGTAGTTAGTTTGAAACCAAACGGAGATTGCACATACTTTCTTGGAAACGGAACAGAAATAGAATCGTCTGATATAAGTATTGAAGCACAAACAATTGCTAATATAGCGCTTGAAAAGAAAATGGGTAAATGGTATGTTACTTCATCCGTTCCATGCACGATTACTATCGGAACAAAAAAATACGAACTGGCTACTACTGCATGCAAAGCATTGTAA
- a CDS encoding sigma-70 family RNA polymerase sigma factor: protein MYATDKELLERILVGDNMAFELFYNRYKRLFYGLAFTRTRSRDMTCDIMQNFWIIIWKNPSSVKTDEEGSAKSYLYKYFTSRMIDYLNSADARVLSSEDGDLLENVSQQFHYTHVLEELDTKDIYAIIDKTIERMPELTQNIFVYCWKKGYSEKEVIDILGVSESTVRTRYKWAISFLQRELTDYVKTETSYTLMVASVIQLLTIEYGHLL, encoded by the coding sequence ATGTATGCCACTGATAAAGAATTACTTGAGCGTATTTTAGTGGGAGACAATATGGCTTTTGAACTTTTTTATAATCGTTACAAACGCTTATTCTACGGACTGGCCTTTACCCGCACACGGAGCCGGGACATGACGTGCGATATCATGCAGAATTTCTGGATAATTATATGGAAAAATCCCTCATCGGTAAAGACCGATGAAGAGGGATCGGCAAAAAGTTACTTATACAAATACTTCACTTCCCGCATGATTGACTATCTTAATTCGGCCGATGCACGGGTGCTAAGCAGCGAAGACGGAGATTTGCTCGAGAATGTATCGCAACAGTTTCATTATACCCATGTGCTCGAAGAGTTGGACACTAAGGATATATATGCAATAATTGATAAAACGATAGAACGCATGCCCGAACTCACACAGAATATTTTTGTGTATTGTTGGAAAAAAGGTTATTCTGAAAAAGAAGTGATAGATATTCTCGGTGTGAGTGAAAGTACTGTGCGTACTCGTTATAAATGGGCTATTTCATTTCTGCAAAGAGAGTTGACCGATTATGTAAAAACAGAAACTTCTTACACACTGATGGTTGCATCTGTCATTCAACTTCTTACTATAGAATACGGACATTTGTTATAG
- a CDS encoding FecR domain-containing protein — translation MAKKNESLKKRLIQENSTVMERIRLRLINELFRRYANGKATGREKKIIEQWDAEDYWEKYRMHINDEEAEVGTQEVWKRIMKQIENEKPAMQKRLKPVLYKYAAMAAAVFILAGSYFTLRELIVHQDYAKYATAYTEIAFKTGEREMRRVTLPDGSVIHLNAGSELSYIKETFNTHTRNVNLHGEAFFEVAHNPQKPFIIYANGLRATVRGTSFNIKAYSELAECVVSVRSGKVEVGNQSKTINMLTKNMRFTYCTDKQIYKTDYDNWENAAGWMSGRLILTNASIRELSLRLKQHFGVELSVEKQALSPIMLNAAFEKEATLHDVMEGMAQLYHIKYHINNKQVTIYTSK, via the coding sequence ATGGCAAAGAAAAATGAATCATTAAAAAAAAGACTGATACAGGAGAACTCCACCGTAATGGAGAGAATCAGGCTGCGGCTAATAAATGAATTATTTCGCCGCTATGCCAATGGCAAGGCTACCGGGCGGGAGAAAAAAATTATTGAGCAATGGGATGCTGAAGATTATTGGGAGAAATACCGCATGCACATTAATGACGAAGAGGCAGAAGTGGGAACGCAGGAGGTATGGAAACGCATAATGAAACAAATTGAGAATGAAAAACCGGCAATGCAGAAGAGGCTAAAACCTGTGTTATACAAATACGCCGCCATGGCAGCCGCAGTTTTTATCCTGGCAGGCAGCTATTTCACACTGCGTGAACTCATCGTACATCAAGATTACGCAAAGTATGCTACGGCCTATACCGAAATAGCATTTAAAACAGGCGAACGTGAAATGCGCCGCGTCACACTGCCGGACGGTAGCGTAATTCATCTCAATGCCGGCAGTGAACTCAGCTATATAAAAGAGACTTTTAACACCCACACCCGAAACGTAAATTTACATGGAGAGGCATTTTTCGAGGTAGCTCACAATCCTCAAAAGCCATTTATTATTTACGCCAATGGGCTGAGAGCAACCGTTCGAGGCACTTCCTTCAATATCAAAGCCTATTCCGAACTGGCAGAATGTGTGGTTTCGGTAAGAAGCGGAAAAGTGGAGGTAGGCAACCAAAGCAAAACAATAAATATGCTTACCAAAAACATGCGCTTTACTTACTGCACAGATAAACAGATATATAAAACAGACTACGACAATTGGGAAAACGCCGCCGGCTGGATGAGCGGACGACTGATACTGACCAACGCAAGTATCAGAGAATTGAGCCTCCGCCTGAAGCAACATTTCGGCGTTGAACTGAGCGTAGAAAAACAAGCCTTGAGCCCGATCATGCTAAACGCTGCATTCGAAAAAGAAGCGACGCTGCACGATGTTATGGAAGGCATGGCACAGCTATATCACATAAAGTATCATATTAACAATAAACAGGTAACTATCTACACTAGCAAATAA